Part of the Geodermatophilus obscurus DSM 43160 genome is shown below.
GTGCTGACCAGCGTGGGAGCGGCGTCGTCGAGCACCCGGGCCGTCCTCGGCAGACGGCGGCGGCGGTCGAGCACCACGCGCAGCGGCTGACGGGCGGCGTCCCGGCCGTCGGCGTCCCGGACGGTCAGCTGCGGGTCGTCGGCCAGCGCCGTCCCCGAGCCGATGACGACCGCGTCACAGGTGGCCCGCAGCCGGTGGACGGCAGCGCGGGCGTCCGGGCCGGTGACCCAGCGGCTGCTGCCGTCGGCGGCGGCGACCCGCCCGTCGAGGGTGCCGGCGACCTTCCAGACGACGAACGGGCGCCCCTCGCGCACGCCGGTCAGCCACGCGCCCAGCGCGCCCTCCTCGGCGGCCTGCTGGGCCACGCCCAGCTCGACCTCGACGCCGGCGGCGCGCAGCCGTGCGGCCCCACCCCCGGCCAGCTGCGTGGGCTCGGGGACGGCCACCACCACGCGGGCGACGCCGGCGGCGAGCAGCGCGTCGGCGCAGGGACCGGTGCGGCCGGTGTGCGCGCACGGCTCGAGGGTGACGACGGCGGTGCCGCCGCAGGCCCGCTCGCCGGCCTGCTCCAGCGCCCGGACCTCCGCGTGCGGGCCGCCGGGCGGTGCCGTCGCGCCCTCTCCCACCGGCGTCCCGTCGGCGGCGAGCACGACCGCGCCCACCGCGGGGTTGGGGCTGGTGGTGCCGAGGACGCCCGCGCCCAGCTCGCGTGCCCGGGCCATGGCGGAGAGCTCGGCCGCGGAGACGGTCACCCCTGCCGCGCCGCAGCGGCCTGCGCGCGCAGGCCCGCGATCGCCCGCGCCGGGTCGTCGGCGCCGTAGACGGCCGACCCCGCGACGAACACGTCGGCACCGGCCGCGGCAGCCTGCTCGATGGTGTCGGCGTTGATCCCGCCGTCGACCTCGACCAGCAGCGTGAGGTGCCCGGTGTCGACCAGCTCGCGCGCGCGGCGCACCTTGGGCAGCGTCTCGGCGAGGAACCGCTGACCGCCGAAGCCGGGCTCCACGGTCATGACCAGCAGGGTGTCGAACTCCGGGAGCACGTCGAGGTACTCCTCCAGGGGGGTGCCGGGCTTGAGCGCCAGGCCCGCCAGCGACCCGGCGGCGCGCAGGTCGCGGGCGACGGCACGCGGGTCGTCGGTGCAGGCCTCGGCGTGCACCGTGACGTTGCGCGCGCCGGCCTCCGCGTAGCCCGGTGCCCACCGCGCGGGGTCCTCGATCATCAGGTGGCAGTCCAGCGGCACGGGGCTGACCGCCTGCACCGCCTGCATGACCGGCAGCCCGAAGGTCAGGTTCGGCACGAAGTGCGCGTCCATGACGTCGAAGTGCAACCAGTCGGCGTCGGCGACCCGCTGTGACTCCTCGGCCAGCCGGGCGAAGTCCGCCGACAGGAGGCTGGGCGCGATCAGCGGGCTCCGGGACACGTCCGCCGAGTCTAGGCGGGCGTGATCACCGTCCCGTGCGGGAGCGGCGGTACGCCGACCTCGAACCCCTGGACCGTGGGGGGCAGCGTGCAACCGGACGGCCCCCGTCAGGCGGGAGGCGGTGGTCGTCGTCCGGACGCGCTCGGGTCCCGTCCCGCACGGTGGCGGAGGCATCGCCGTCCGTGCTGCTCCCCCGTGCGCGCCCAGCCATTTCGCCTGCTCGGCACCGCACCGCGCTCCGAGACGCCCGATACGGAACTGTGCCTCCCTATGGTGCTCACCGTGGGCCGGCTGAGACGGCGGACGGCGGGACGCCGAGCGCGACGGGACGCCTCGGTCGCCGCTTCCGTTGCCTGGTTCACCGGTGCCGGCCTCGCGGTGACGCTCGCGCTGGCCCTGCTCACCGGGGTGCTCGCCCGCCGCGCCGGTGTGGAACAGGGCACGCGGTCGTTCGAGAACCTCGCCCGCGTCACCGCCGCCACGCTCACCCCGGCCCTGGACGGTGACCCGGGCCTGCCCCCCGGCCCGACCGCGGACCTCCGCACCCACGTCGACGCGCTGGTGAAGGCCGGCCCGGTGGTCGCCGTCCGGGTGCGCTCCAGCAGCGGGCAGGTGCTCTGGGCCGACGACCGCAGCGTCGTCGGCCGGACGGACGCGTTGCCGGCCGACGCGCGCCGCGCCCTGAGGACCGGCTCGGTGGCCTCGCTGGCGGCCGACCCTGGGGACCCGGGCGTGGTCGCCGGTCACAGCAGCGGCCGGGTGCTGGTGGCCTGGGTCGGGGTGGAGGACGTGCACGGCACCCCGCTGCTGGTCGAGTTCCACGAGAGCTACACCGAGGTGACCGACCTCGCGCAACGCACCTGGATGCGGTTCGCGCCGGCCGCGCTGGGCGCCCTGGCGCTGCTGCAGGTGCTCCAGGTGCCGCTGGCCTGGCGGCTGGCCTCGAACCTGCGCCGGTCCCGGCAGTCGGAGGACGCGCTGCTCCAGGCAGCCGTGGACGCCTCGGACGCCGAGCGGCGCCGGATCGCCGGCGAGGTGCACGACCACACCGTCCAGGACCTCACCGCACTCGCCTTCGAGATCGACGCCGCGCAGATGCGCGGCGCACCCCGCAACGCCGAGGACGCCGAGCTGCTGGAGCGGACCGCGCAGGGGGTGCGCCGGACGGTCGAGGACCTGCGGTCCCTGCTCGTCGCGCTCATCCCGGCCCGGGGCGGCTTCCGCGGTGGGCTGCTCCCGGCGCTGCAGGTGCTCGCCCAGGAGCTGACCCGCTCCGGCATCCGGGTCACCGTGCGTGCCGACGACGCCCGGGACCTGCCCGGGCCGACGGCCGCACTGCTCTACCGCTGCGCCCAGGAGGCGCTGCGCAACGTCGTCACGCACAGCCGCGCGACCTCGGTCGAGGTCGCCGTCACGCAGGACCAAGGGGTTGCCACGATGGAGATCGAGGACGACGGGCAGGGGTTCGACGAGCGGCGGCTCGCCGAGCGGGCCGCGGCCGGGCACGTCGGACTGCGCGCGCTCGGGGAGCTGCTGGTGGACGTCGGCGGCTCGCTGACGCTGTCCAGCGCCCCGGGCGAGGGCACGCAGCTGGTCGCGACCGTGCCGTTGGCAACCGCCGCCGTGACCGCCGGAGCAGCACGGTGATCCGGGTGCTGGTGGTCGACGACCACGCCGTCGTCCGGCGGGGCATCTCCAGCCTGCTGGCCGCCGCCGACGGGCTGGAGTGCGTCGGGGCGGTCGGGGACGGCGACACCGCCCTGGAGCTGGTCGAGCAGCTGGACCCCGACGTGCTGCTGCTGGACCTGTCCATGCCGGGCCGGGACGGCGTGACGGTGATCCGTGTGCTGCGGGAGCGCGGCCACCGGACCCCGGTGCTGGTGCTCACCTCCTTCGGCGAGCCCGACCTCGTGGTGCCCGCCCTGGTCGCCGGCGCCGACGGCTACCTGCTCAAGTACCAGGACGGCGAGTCGATCCTCGACGCGGTGCGGTGCATCGCCGCGGGCGGCGCACCGGTCGACCCGATGGTGACCGCCGCCGTGCTCGCCGACCTGCGCGACCGCGGTCAGGGCGACCTGCTCACCGACCGCGAGAAGGAGGTGCTGGAGCTGGTCCGTCAGGGCCTGCCCAACAAGGTGATCGCCCGGCGGCTGCGGATCAGCGAGGCCACGGTGAAGACCCACGTCACCCGCATCCTGCAGCGCATCGGCGCCACCGACCGCACGCAGGCGGCGCTGTGGGCCGAGCGCCGCCTGCGTCCGAACGAGCCTCCCCACCGGACCACGGGATGACCGGTACCGGCCGGCACCGGCCCGGGCGCGGTGGGTCCCCTCCCGACCCGCAGCGGCGCCCGGTCCTGCTGCGCTACGCCGCGACCGGGCGACCGGCCCCGCGGCGGTGGTCCGAGCGGCTGGCCCTGGTCGCCGGGGCCATCGCCGTGCTGGCCGCGATCGGCACGGCCACGCTCACCGGGGCCTGGGCCGGGTTCTCCCTGCTGGGCGCGCCGGGCACGCCGGCCCGTCCCGCCATCGAGGCGGGCGAGGGCGGCGGGACGCAGCCGGACGCCCCCGCGCCGGACGTGGGTGCAGCGGCGCCTCCGCCACCGGAGGAGGGTCCGGCCGCGGTGCTGCCGGAGCGCGCGCCGCCGGACCGGCCGCAGCGGCGAGCGGAGGCGCCCCCCGAGCCGTTCACCGCGGTGCCGCCCGCGACCGGGCCGTCCTCCGCCCGGCCGTCGCCCGGTGCCACCCCGGCGAGCACGCCGCCGCCCCGCCGTCCGGCGCCGGCGACCGCGGCCCCTGCCGCGCCGGCGCCCGTCGCGGCGGAGCCGGCCGGTCCCACGGTGAGCCCCGCGACGCCGACCGGTCCCACGGCGAGCCCCGTGACGGCGAGCGGAACGCCCGGGCAGCCGGAACCGGCACCGGCGACACCGCAGGCACCGGCACCGCTGACACCGCAGGCTCGCGCCACGACCGCTTCCCCCACGCCCCCGTCGCAGCCGGACGAGGACGAGGAGGAGCACGACGAGCAGGACGGGGACGGGGACGACAGCGGGAGCAGCAGGGGCAGTGGTGGCGGCTACGACTACGGCTACGGCTACGGCTACGGCAAGGCCGACGGGGACCACGACCTCGGCGGCAGCAGCGCCACGCCCTCGCCCAGTGCGACCCCGGCCCCGACGGCCAAGGCAGAGGGAAAGACAGAGGCGAAGACCGAGGGGAAAACAGAGGCGAAGACCGAGGCGACCGCGAGCCCGACGGCGAGTCCGTCGAGCACCGCCGCTGACTGAGCGCGCGCCGGTCCGCTCAGCGGGTGCGGCGGAGCAGGGCCATGAACATCGCGTCGGTGCCGTGCCGGTGCGGCCACAGCTGCCCGTAGTCGCCTCGCGCCAGCCCCGGCACCTCGGGGAACAGCGGCGCGACCGGCAGCACCTCGACGTCGTCCCGCGCGGCCGCGGCGTCGACCACGGCGACCGTCTCGTCGGTGTGCGGCGAGCAGGTCACGTAGGCCACCACGCCGCCGGTGCGGACCGAGGCCAGCGCGCCGTCCAGCAGCGCCGTCTGCAGCTCGACCAGCGGCGGGACGTCGTCCGCGGTGCGCCGCCAGCGCACCTCGGGGCGGCGGCGCAGCGCTCCCAGGCCGGTGCAGGGGGCGTCGAGCAGCACGCGGTCGAAGGAGCCCGGCGTCCACGGCGGCGTCCGCCCGTCGGCGACCAGCACCTCGACGTCGTCCTCGTCGCGCAACGCCTGGCGGACGAGCTCGGCGCGGTGCGGCGCGCGGTCGGCCGCGGTGAGGCGCACCCCCTCCGGACGGACGGCGGCCAGCAGACCGGACTTGCCCCCGGGGCCGGCGCAGACGTCGAGCCAGGCGGCGTCCGGGCCCTCCAGCGGCGCGCGGGCCAGCAGCAGGGCCGCCAGCTGACTGCCCTCGTCCTGCACCGCGGCCCGGCCCTCGCGCACCGAGGGGACGCGGGCGGGATCACCGCCGCCGAGCCGGACGGCGTACGGCGACCACGGGCCGGGCTGCCCGCCGGACTCTGCCGCGAGCTGCTCGCGGGGCACCCGCCGGGCGACCAGGTGCACCTCGGGGGCGGCGTCGTCGGCCAGCAGCGCGGGCTCGACCTCGGCCTCGTCACGCAGCGCGTCGCGCCAGGCCTCGACGATCCAGCGCGGGTGGTCGGTGACCAGGGCCAGCCGCTGGTCACGGTCCCCGTCGAGCCGCTCGACCCAGGCCGCGCGGTCGCCACCCGCGGCGACCTTGCGCAGCACCGCGTTGACCAGGCCGGAGGCGCCGGTGCCGACGATCGCCCGGGTCAGCGCCACGGTCGTGTCGACGGCGGCGTGCGCCGGTACCCGCAGGTCCAGCAGCTGGTAGGCGCCCAGCCGCAGCAGGTCGAGCACCCGCGGATCGAGCTCGGCCAGCGGCCGGGAGACCAGCGGGGCCAGCACCGCGTCGAGGGTGCCGGTGGCACGCAGGGTGCCGTAGGCCAGCTGGGTGGCGAAGGCGGCGTCGCGCTCGCCGAGGTCGGCGGCGCGCTCGCGCAGCAGTTGCGGCAGCAGCAGGTTGGCGTAGGCGTCGCGGCCGGAGACACCGTCGAGCACGTCGAAGGCGGTCAGTCGCGCGCCGTCGAGCACCGGCCGGGAGCGGCGGGACGGCGGACGCCGGTTGCCGCGCCGGGGAGCACTCACGAGGGGCCGCCGTCGAACCGCTCGCCGGGCGCCGGCCGTGCCCCGCGGGCCCAGTCGGGCGCCGGCAGCAGCCGCTTGCCGGCCGGCTGCACCTCGCCGAGCCGGACGGCGCCCCGGCCGGTCCCGACCAGCACGCCGGTGGGGCCCACCGAGACCTCGCCGGGGGCCAGGCCGAGGGACGTGGACAGCGGCTCGACCGGACCCAACCTGAGCCGGTCGCCGCGCCACGTCGTCCACCCGCCGGGCGCGGGGGTGACCCCGCGGACCCGTCGGTCGACGACGTGGGACGGCAGCGACCAGTCGACGCGGGCGTCGGCCGGATCGATGCGCGGTGCGAGGCTGACCCCCTCGACCGGCTGCGGTTCCGGCTCCAGCGTGCCGGCCTGGATGCCGTCGAGGGTGGCCAGCAGCAGCCGGGCGCCGCTGATCGCGAGCCGGCCCAGCAGGTCGCCGGCGGTGTCCCGCGGTGCGATCGGCTCGGTGACCACGCCGTAGACCGGGCCGGTGTCCAGGCCCGCCTCCAGCCGGAAGGTCGAGGCGCCGGTGACCTCGTCACCGGCCATGATCGCGTGCTGCACCGGTGCGGCGCCCCGCCAGGCCGGCAGCAGCGAGAAGTGCAGGTTGACCCAGCCGTACCGCGGCAGGTCCAGCGCCGCCTGTGGCACCAGGGCGCCGTAGGCGACGACCGGCGCGCTGTCGACGGCCAGCTCCGCGAGCCGCTCGAGGAACTCCGGCTCACGCGGGGAGCGGGGCTGCAGCGCGGGGACGCCGGCGGCGTCGGCGCGTTCGGCGACCGGGGAGCGGCTCACCTTGCGGCCGCGACCGGACCGGGCGTCGGGCCGGGTGAGGACGGCGACGACCTCGTGGTCGGAGGCCAGCAGCAGTTCCAGCGAGGGGACGGCGACCTCCGGCGTCCCGGCGAACATGAGCCTCAGTGGGGGCTCACCTCCACGCGGGGGACCCACGCGCCGGCGCCGGCCCACTCGGCCTCGCCGATGGCCGCGAGCGCGGCGGCGCGGGCCTCGGCGTCCAGCCGGTCGACGAACAGCACGCCGTCGAGGTGGTCGACCTCGTGCTGCACGGCGCGGGCCAGCAGGTGCGAGCCCTCGACCCGGACCGGCTCGCCGTGCAGGTCGAACCCGGTGGCCGCGACGTACAGGTGCCGGCGGCAGTCGAAGGTGTACCCGGGGATGGACAGGCAGCCCTCCGGCCCCTCCTCGGTCTCCTCCCCCACCGGCGTCACCTCCGGGTTCACCAGGTGGCCGACCTCGCCGTCGACGTACCAGGTGAAGACCCGCAGCCCGACACCGATCTGCGGGGCGGCCAGCCCGGCGCCGCCGGCGGCGAACATGGTGTCGGTGAGGTCGGCGACCAGCCGGCGCAGCTCCTGGTCGAAGTCCACGACCGGAGCGGCAGGGGTCCGCAGCACCGGGTCGCCCAGCAGCCGGATGGGGGTCACGCTCACCGGTCGATCCTAAATGGCCCCCTCCTGGGCGTCCCCGCGCCCGATGGCCCCCTGCAGGATCCCGCCGGCCCTGTCCAGAGGCTCGTCCCGAGCCTGCGAGGGATGAGGAGGACGGGGTCCTCACACGGTGGGGAGCAGGGGGCCCTCCTCCGGAGCGTGGGGAGGACGGGGTCCTCGGTCAGGCGAAGAGCCGCACCGAGGACTTGGCCACCGTGAGGTGCGCGGCCTGCTCGGCCAGCTGCTGGGCGCCCTCGGCGTCGTCGACGCCGACTTCCGCGGGGAAGCCCGCGTCGTGCGGAGCCACCGTGCCCTCGAGGTCGACGAGGTCGCCCTCGCGCACCTGGTACGGGGACTCGCCGGCCTCGCCGGTCAGCTGCACCCACATCCGCTCGGCGTCCGACGCACCGAGCCAGAAGCCCTCGTCGGCCGGGACGGAGAGCACCCGGGCGCCGGTCGCGGTCACCGGCTGGTCGGCGAGACCGCCCAGCGCGGTGCCGGCGTCGGGGCCGGCGGCCAGCGCCAGCACCGACCGGCCGTCGGCCGTCTCGACCGAGCCGCCGGCCGTGGATCCGCCGGCGGGAGCGCCCGACGAGCTCGGCGCGGCCGAGCCGGATGACGGGTCCGAGGACGCCGGCCCGGACGGGCTCCCGGCGCTCTGCGAGGTCTGCGCCGCGGGGTCGGAGCCCGCCTCGGGGTCGCTGCCGCCGCACTGGCTCAGCAGCAGCGCCAGGACGACGAGCGCGGCCACCAGCAGCGCTCCGACCAGCGGGCCCCGCCGGCGCCCGCCACTGCGGGTACCACCGCCCACGGGCGTGGCCCCCCGCTGCTGGCCGGGGCCGGTCGACGGCGTACGCGACTCACTCACTCGGTGCTCCTCGGTTCAGGTCGTCCGCGCGGACGGCCTGGACCTAGCACCTGGGGCCCGGGCGGTCGCGTCTCGTCACGGGCCCCGGATCGGGGCCGGACCCACCTACCCGGCTGCGTTTACGGCGTAAACCGGGTCAGCCGGATGAGGTCGAGGTCACCACCTGCAGCCCCTGCGGCTCACCGCCGCTGGGGCCGTCGTCCGGGCCGCACCGGCTGATCGACACCGTGATGGTCAGGACGGCGACCAGCAGGACCAGACCGAGCACGATGCGGCGCAGCCAGCGGCGCAGGTCACCGGGGTTGTCCGCGGAGCGGTGGGGGTCCTCGGCGCTGGCGCGCTCGGCGCGGGGGTCGGGGGGCGGGTCACTCGACGTCACAGGCCCTCCTCGGCCACCGGACGAGCTGAGCGCCCGGTGCTGAGCCGCTCGGGGGGAACGTGGGTGCGCTACCCCGGCACGGCGGTCGTCACACGGTCCGGTCGACCGACCGGCCCCGGTGCCCGCGCCTCAGACCAGGTCGAGCGGGTCCAGCTGCACACGGACGTGCTCGGTGGCCTTCTTCGCGCTGCGGACGCCCTGCACCTCCGCCAGGGCGTGCGCCAGGGCCGACCCCTCCGCCCGCGGCACCCGCACGAGGTAGCGCTCCCGCTCGCCCTCCTGACCCGGGCGCGACGGCTCCGGCACCGGACCGAGCAGGTCGGCGTCGGCGGGCAGCCGCGCGGCCGCGAGGAACTCCGCCAGCGCCGGCGCGGTCCCGGAGAGCGCGGCCATCCGGGTGGCCGGCGGGAAGCCGAGTTCGCGGCGGTCGGCCAGCTCCCGGGCGGCCAGCCAGCCGGGATCCCAGCGCACCAGCGCCTGGACGACGGGGTGGGCGGCGTCGGCGGCGACGACGACCTGACCACCGGCCGACGCGGGCCGGACGAGAGCCGCCGCGTTCATCCAGCGGCGCAGCGTCTCCTCCCCTGCCCGCAGGTCGGCCCGCCCGAGCAGCGCCCAGGAGTCCAGCAGCAGCGCGGCGCCGTACCCACCCTCGGCGACCGGCTCGGCGCCCGGGGTGGCGACCACCAGCGCCGGCCCGGGCGGCACCGAGGGCAGCACGCCCGACCCGCGCCCGGAGACCCGTACCGCGGCGCCGGCGAAGGCCCGCCCCAGCTCCTCGGCGGTGCGGGCGGCGCCCACGACGGAGGCGCGCAGCTTCGTGCCGTGGCAGTACGGGCAGTCGAACGTCGCCGCGGGGCGGGCGCACCAGCGGCAGGCCGGTACCCGCGACCCGCCCGGCCCGGGCGTGGCGGCGACGCCCAGCGGCCCGGAGCAGACCGCACAGCGGGCCGGGGCGCGGCAGCGGTCGCACGCCAGCCCGGGCGCGTACCCCGCACGCGGCACCTGCACCAGCACCGGGGCGCCGTCGGCGAGGGCCTGGCGGGCGACCCGGTGGGCCAGGCTGGGCAGCCGGGCGGTGCGCGCGGCGGGGTCGCGGGCCAGCTCGGCGTCGGCACCCAGGGCCTGCACCCGGGGGGCGGCGGCGCGCAGGGTGGCGCGGTCGGCGACCAGCTCGTGCGCCCAGCCGCTCTCCACCAGCAGCTGCGCCTCCGCGGTGCGCGCGGTCGCCGCGACGACGGCCGCGCACGAGGCGAGGTGGGCCCGGTGCACCAGGACGTCGCGGGCGTGGGCGTAGGGCGCGCGCGGCTCGGCGTGCAGGTCGTCGCCGTCGTCCCAGACCGCGACCAGTCCGAGGTCGGCGACCGGCGCGAAGACGGCGGCGCGGGTGCCCAGCACCACCCGCGCGGTGCCGCGGACGGCGTCCAGGAAGCGGCGGTACCGGGCATCCGGGGCCGCGTCGGCGCGCAGCACGACGACCGACCCCTGCGGCAGCCGAGCCTCAGCGGCCGCGGCCAGCCGGTCGAGGTCGCGGCCGTCGGGCGTCACCACCAGGGCGCCCCGCCCCCCGGAGAGCGCGGCCTGGCACAGCTCGACCAGCCGGGCCGGCCAGTCCTCCCCGGGCAGCGCCGTCCACACCGCGCGGGCGGGCCGGCCCTCGGCGACGGCGGTGAGCAGCGCCGGACCGGTCGGGTAGCGGGCGAAGCCGGCCGGGTCGGGGGGCGGGGGCGGTGGCGGTGGCTCGGCGGGCGGGCGCTTCTCGGCCGCGACCCGGCGGGGCGGGACGGCCAGCCGGAGCACGTCGGTGACCGTGCCACCCCAGCGCTCGGCCACCGCGCGGGCCAGCGCGACGACCTGGGGGGTGAGCACCGGCTCCGGGGAGACCACCTTGGCCAGCGGCGTCAGCTTCCCGCCGTGTTCGCTGCTGTCGGCCAGCTCGAGCACGAAACCGTCGACCAGCTGCCCGGCGAAGCGCACCCGCACCCGGCACCCGGCCCGCACCTCGTCGGCCATCTCGTCGGGGACGGCGTAGTCGAAGGGCCGGTCCAGGTGCGCCAGGGGCACGTCGACGACGACCCGGGCCACCCGCTCCGGCCCCGCCCGGAGGCTCGCACCGAGCTCGCGAGGGGTGAGGGGGGCGGGGTCCTTCGACAGCGGGATCTCCGTTCGGCGGGAGCTGGTGGTGGCCCGGGAGTGTCGTCGCCGGCTCCGACAGTCACCGGCAGCGACGTGCGCCCGTGGCGTGTCCTCTGAGGCAGGACACGCCACGGGCGCACATCACCGTCAGGCGGCCGTCAGACCCCCGCGGCCGAGCGCAGCGCCTCGACGCGGTCGACCCGCTCCCACGGCAGGTCGACGTCGGTGCGGCCGAAGTGGCCGTAGGCGGCGGTCGGGGCGTAGATGGGGCGCAGCAGGTCCAGGTCGCGCACGATCGCGCCGGGGCGCAGGTCGAAGGCCGCGCTGATGGCCTTCTCCAGCACCTCGTCCGCGACCGCGCCGGTGCCGAAGGTCTCGACGAACAGGCCGACCGGGTGGGCGGCGCCGATCGCGTAGGCCACCTGGACTTCGCAGCGGCGGGCCAGGCCGGCGGCCACGACGTTCTTGGCCACCCAGCGCATGGCGTAGGCGCCGGAGCGGTCGACCTTCGACGGGTCCTTGCCGGAGAATGCGCCGCCGCCGTGGCGGGCCATGCCGCCGTAGGTGTCGACGATGATCTTCCGGCCGGTCAGCCCGGCGTCGCCCATCGGGCCGCCGATGACGAACTTGCCGGTCGGGTTGACCAGCAGCCGGTAGCCGTCGGTGGGCAGGCCGAGCGCGGCGAGCTCGGGCTCCACCACCAGCTCCTGCACGTCCGGGGCGAGCAGCTGCTCGATGGAGATGTCCTCGGCGTGCTGCGAGGAGACGACGACGGTGTCGACGCCGACCGGACGGTCGTCCTCGTAGACGACGGTGACCTGGGTCTTGCCGTCGGGCCGCAGGTAGGGCACCGAACCGTCCTTGCGGACCGCCGAGAGCCGGCGGGAGAGCCGGTGCGCCAGCGCGATCGGCAGCGGCATGAGCTCGGGGGTTTCATCGGTGGCGTAGCCGAACATCAGGCCCTGGTCACCGGCACCCTGACGCTCGATCTCGTCGTCGGTCGTCCCGGCGGTGCGGGCCTCGTAGCCGGTGTCGACGCCCTGGGCGATGTCCGGCGACTGGGCACCGATGGAGACGCTGACACCGCAGGAGGCGCCGTCGAAGCCCTTGCGGGAGGAGTCGTAGCCGATGCCGAGCACGGTCTTCCGGACGATGTCGGCGATGTCGACGTAGCCGGCGGTGGTGACCTCACCGGCGATGTGGACCTGCCCGGTGGTGATCAGGGTCTCGACGGCGACCCGGCTGCGCGGGTCCTGCGCGAGCATCGCGTCGAGGATCGAGTCGCTGATCTGGTCGGCGATCTTGTCCGGGTGGCCCTCGGTCACCGACTCGGACGTGAAGAGGCGGCGTGACACGCGGTACTCCCTGGGGTCGGTGACGGCGGGGTGGTGCCCGGGCGTGGGCAGCTCGTCGGGTGCACGTTACCGGCGTGCGGCGGGGCCGGTGCCGGCTCAGGCCAGCCGGGCGGCGACGACGTCCCAGATCCCGGCGGCCACGGCGTCCTTGCTGCC
Proteins encoded:
- the ribD gene encoding bifunctional diaminohydroxyphosphoribosylaminopyrimidine deaminase/5-amino-6-(5-phosphoribosylamino)uracil reductase RibD, with the protein product MTVSAAELSAMARARELGAGVLGTTSPNPAVGAVVLAADGTPVGEGATAPPGGPHAEVRALEQAGERACGGTAVVTLEPCAHTGRTGPCADALLAAGVARVVVAVPEPTQLAGGGAARLRAAGVEVELGVAQQAAEEGALGAWLTGVREGRPFVVWKVAGTLDGRVAAADGSSRWVTGPDARAAVHRLRATCDAVVIGSGTALADDPQLTVRDADGRDAARQPLRVVLDRRRRLPRTARVLDDAAPTLVSTAASPRELLGELFARDVRRVLLEGGPTLAAAFLRDGLVDEAVVHLAPKLLGAGAPLVGDLGITGIGNALTLTVTGLTHLGGDVEIRLRPTRHTGDRRVADHHGATGGS
- the rpe gene encoding ribulose-phosphate 3-epimerase; this encodes MSRSPLIAPSLLSADFARLAEESQRVADADWLHFDVMDAHFVPNLTFGLPVMQAVQAVSPVPLDCHLMIEDPARWAPGYAEAGARNVTVHAEACTDDPRAVARDLRAAGSLAGLALKPGTPLEEYLDVLPEFDTLLVMTVEPGFGGQRFLAETLPKVRRARELVDTGHLTLLVEVDGGINADTIEQAAAAGADVFVAGSAVYGADDPARAIAGLRAQAAAARQG
- a CDS encoding sensor histidine kinase; the encoded protein is MGRLRRRTAGRRARRDASVAASVAWFTGAGLAVTLALALLTGVLARRAGVEQGTRSFENLARVTAATLTPALDGDPGLPPGPTADLRTHVDALVKAGPVVAVRVRSSSGQVLWADDRSVVGRTDALPADARRALRTGSVASLAADPGDPGVVAGHSSGRVLVAWVGVEDVHGTPLLVEFHESYTEVTDLAQRTWMRFAPAALGALALLQVLQVPLAWRLASNLRRSRQSEDALLQAAVDASDAERRRIAGEVHDHTVQDLTALAFEIDAAQMRGAPRNAEDAELLERTAQGVRRTVEDLRSLLVALIPARGGFRGGLLPALQVLAQELTRSGIRVTVRADDARDLPGPTAALLYRCAQEALRNVVTHSRATSVEVAVTQDQGVATMEIEDDGQGFDERRLAERAAAGHVGLRALGELLVDVGGSLTLSSAPGEGTQLVATVPLATAAVTAGAAR
- a CDS encoding response regulator codes for the protein MIRVLVVDDHAVVRRGISSLLAAADGLECVGAVGDGDTALELVEQLDPDVLLLDLSMPGRDGVTVIRVLRERGHRTPVLVLTSFGEPDLVVPALVAGADGYLLKYQDGESILDAVRCIAAGGAPVDPMVTAAVLADLRDRGQGDLLTDREKEVLELVRQGLPNKVIARRLRISEATVKTHVTRILQRIGATDRTQAALWAERRLRPNEPPHRTTG
- a CDS encoding RsmB/NOP family class I SAM-dependent RNA methyltransferase yields the protein MSAPRRGNRRPPSRRSRPVLDGARLTAFDVLDGVSGRDAYANLLLPQLLRERAADLGERDAAFATQLAYGTLRATGTLDAVLAPLVSRPLAELDPRVLDLLRLGAYQLLDLRVPAHAAVDTTVALTRAIVGTGASGLVNAVLRKVAAGGDRAAWVERLDGDRDQRLALVTDHPRWIVEAWRDALRDEAEVEPALLADDAAPEVHLVARRVPREQLAAESGGQPGPWSPYAVRLGGGDPARVPSVREGRAAVQDEGSQLAALLLARAPLEGPDAAWLDVCAGPGGKSGLLAAVRPEGVRLTAADRAPHRAELVRQALRDEDDVEVLVADGRTPPWTPGSFDRVLLDAPCTGLGALRRRPEVRWRRTADDVPPLVELQTALLDGALASVRTGGVVAYVTCSPHTDETVAVVDAAAARDDVEVLPVAPLFPEVPGLARGDYGQLWPHRHGTDAMFMALLRRTR
- the fmt gene encoding methionyl-tRNA formyltransferase, with amino-acid sequence MFAGTPEVAVPSLELLLASDHEVVAVLTRPDARSGRGRKVSRSPVAERADAAGVPALQPRSPREPEFLERLAELAVDSAPVVAYGALVPQAALDLPRYGWVNLHFSLLPAWRGAAPVQHAIMAGDEVTGASTFRLEAGLDTGPVYGVVTEPIAPRDTAGDLLGRLAISGARLLLATLDGIQAGTLEPEPQPVEGVSLAPRIDPADARVDWSLPSHVVDRRVRGVTPAPGGWTTWRGDRLRLGPVEPLSTSLGLAPGEVSVGPTGVLVGTGRGAVRLGEVQPAGKRLLPAPDWARGARPAPGERFDGGPS
- the def gene encoding peptide deformylase, which gives rise to MSVTPIRLLGDPVLRTPAAPVVDFDQELRRLVADLTDTMFAAGGAGLAAPQIGVGLRVFTWYVDGEVGHLVNPEVTPVGEETEEGPEGCLSIPGYTFDCRRHLYVAATGFDLHGEPVRVEGSHLLARAVQHEVDHLDGVLFVDRLDAEARAAALAAIGEAEWAGAGAWVPRVEVSPH
- a CDS encoding primosomal protein N'; translation: MARVVVDVPLAHLDRPFDYAVPDEMADEVRAGCRVRVRFAGQLVDGFVLELADSSEHGGKLTPLAKVVSPEPVLTPQVVALARAVAERWGGTVTDVLRLAVPPRRVAAEKRPPAEPPPPPPPPDPAGFARYPTGPALLTAVAEGRPARAVWTALPGEDWPARLVELCQAALSGGRGALVVTPDGRDLDRLAAAAEARLPQGSVVVLRADAAPDARYRRFLDAVRGTARVVLGTRAAVFAPVADLGLVAVWDDGDDLHAEPRAPYAHARDVLVHRAHLASCAAVVAATARTAEAQLLVESGWAHELVADRATLRAAAPRVQALGADAELARDPAARTARLPSLAHRVARQALADGAPVLVQVPRAGYAPGLACDRCRAPARCAVCSGPLGVAATPGPGGSRVPACRWCARPAATFDCPYCHGTKLRASVVGAARTAEELGRAFAGAAVRVSGRGSGVLPSVPPGPALVVATPGAEPVAEGGYGAALLLDSWALLGRADLRAGEETLRRWMNAAALVRPASAGGQVVVAADAAHPVVQALVRWDPGWLAARELADRRELGFPPATRMAALSGTAPALAEFLAAARLPADADLLGPVPEPSRPGQEGERERYLVRVPRAEGSALAHALAEVQGVRSAKKATEHVRVQLDPLDLV